The stretch of DNA GGGACGCCGGGCGCATCAAAGGACGCCATCGGCAAGGTCAGAGGCAATCAGTTAAAAGTCAGCGTCACCCAGCCGCCACGCGTGGGGCGCGCAACGGACCACATGGTGCGTTTCCTGGCCGACGAGTTTGACGTGTCGCGATCTGACATCGAGGTCGTGTTCGGTCGAAAGAGCGTCAACAAGCAAGTGCGGATCAAGGCACCTTCGAGATTACCCGGGTGCATCGAGCCGCCTGCTACCGCTCTGCCAGGTCCAGCTCGAATCAAATAGAGGGCCGGTTCGGTCCGCCGACAGGATGCGGCTCGTCAATCGGCATGGGATCAAAATGAAATGGCCCGCGGCCCACCTGGCACCCAAGGCCCGGACCGGGTGTCTGGCCCCGAGACACACCGCCGTCCCCGCGCGCCGCCACCCATTCGCCTGCCCCTGCTTCAGAGCGGAAATTTGGTCCACCGTGCCGGCCATGAATACGCAATACGTCT from Variovorax sp. PBL-E5 encodes:
- a CDS encoding DUF167 domain-containing protein yields the protein MKKSSFYKWEGDTLVLNILGTPGASKDAIGKVRGNQLKVSVTQPPRVGRATDHMVRFLADEFDVSRSDIEVVFGRKSVNKQVRIKAPSRLPGCIEPPATALPGPARIK